AGGCAACTGCGCGCCCTGTCATGTCACACAGAGTAGCACAAATGCAATTGGACCTtatcaaaatctataatataaatgtaactCTGAAACCACTCACTTGTTGACTAATAATTATGAATGAATAATCTCAGGAACTTTAAGGGGTACAAGCTtgaaattgggcaggtaggtTTCTTATTGGGTGTAGTTATCCAGTATCCAATTACAaagaaattttacaaaaaaagaaTGTTGTATTCCCTGCTTTGCATGGAAAATATCTTGGACTCTGACAAAATCCCTGGCAACTGCTAATTATGTGTAagaagtatatattttattatgtttcagTTGAAGATGTATATGACTACTTCAGAGCTGTGCTgcaaaaaaatgaaatttcagAGAGAGCCTTACATTTGACTAAAGATGCTGTTGAACTTAATCCAGCTAATTACACTGTGTGGCAGTATAGGTGTGTATCAACAAAATAtttacttgtatctaaatatataaaaggaaaactgactgattgatttatcaatgctcaaactactggcggatcgggctgaaatttggtatgcagatagctgttGTGAGATAGACATCCAcataagaatttttaaaatttaaaccttTAAGGGGGTAAgttaggggtttgaaatttgtgtagaatGAATGAacatggacgaagttgtggacataagctagtttacaaaataaaagtagTTCGATTGCTGCGCTATATTAAAATCCCGCGTTTTAGCGTTTGGACATGGTATAGAGTTTCCGACAATCAGCTTCCGAAAATGTGGAGTAGAGCGTTCAAAAGCAGTATTGTGTTTTTGAAAAGCAACTTGATCACCGATCGCTGATGCTCTAAACGCACCGTGTCTGATATGACCCTAAGTGTAGCTAATttgaaacataataaaaatacagaattttaTTCAGTAAATTGGTTGTGGTAATTTTAAAGCTTTAGCTATAATTACGTTTGTAACATTATTTTCAGGAGAGATTTGCTGAAAGAATTAAATACCAATTTAAGATCTGAACTAGATTACGTGGAATCTGTCATAAAACAATCTCCAAAGAACTATCAAGTGAGTGTGTTTTGTTATCTTATCATATAAATAGaggtattaaataataattaaagtttttataaaagttgtattattttatcattcatTCATAAAGATAAAAGTAAGCCATTAGGCCaacttattactattatttttatcttgttGTATGCACTGATATCACactttgtttgtgtgtgtgtgattttgtatgcatgtgtgtgtgtgtgttattccttcacgcaaaaactactggatggattgggctgaaatttagaatggagatagattataccctggattagcacataggctactttttatcccggaaaatcaaagagttcccacgggaattttaaaaaacctacatccacgcgaacgaagtcgcgggcatcagctagtatttcaaTAAAGACGACTGGGTAaggtaataggtagaaagttgaaattttcttttGCATCCAAAACTGGGAAGGTTAAAAAAAGGTTTCACATATTATGCTTtaatattttcacagaatgagTATTTCTATTCCGgctataacaaaaataacaattttaaatggctgccttaaaaaaaagtgatatttcttgTATGCTGGTATAGAACCCTCCGTGTGTgagtccgtctcgcacttgGTCAGTTTTTGTTAGAATTACACTGAATTGATTGTTATATTTACATAGAATATTGTTGTTTAATTTCTAGGTATGGCATCATAGGAGAGTGCTAGTAGAATGGTTGCAAGACTCATCGTTAGAATTAGAGCTGACTGGCGATGCACTTATTCAGGATCCCAAAAACTATCACGCCTGGCAACACAGGCAGTGGGCTATGAAGACTTTTGGGTAAGATTCATGTTTTACATACATGGAAattccaaaataatttttaaaatatatcaaaaattgcggaaccggcaggGGTTGGACTTGCTTCTTTCTAGCTATCGCTGCTGTGGAGTGCCTTAAGTCTGTTCAGACCACAGTCATTTCACTGCTGATGATGAAATCTtcgatatgtattttttaatagcCCAAGTGACTGGTAGAGACATAAAACTTAAActattcaaagtagatactaTTGTACTCCCTATGATGgaatttggaatttttattgtatttgaaaGCCCTACGCGTGTGGTCGTTAGTcgttataactaaataataagaCGTTAGTAATTATAGCTAAGTAATAAGGCTAGATTTTTGATACACCAGAATAGACTTCGTAAATGTAGTAGTTAAAATGTatgtgttttaaataaaaatatatttttttcagactTTTCGACaacgaaatggatttcgtagacAACCTGATATCCGATGACGTACGCAACAACTCCGCTTGGAACCAGCGCTATTTCGTCATGAACAACCACCACGGCTGGTCAGACCTCAATGTCCAGAGAGAAATCTGTTACACATTGGACAAAATTAAATTCGTCAAAAATAACGAAAGCGCGTGGAATTATCTACGTGGTGTTCTATTGCACGACAAACGTGGATTAGGTGGTAATGCAGTTGTCTTATCCTTCTGCGAggaattgtttaaaaataggtgtCGCTCCCCGTACCTACTAGCGTTTATTATCGACATCTGTGACGAAGCCATCAAGAAAGGTGAGACAAACAGTATATATTGTGCCGATCGCGCGATCGAGTTATGCCAAGCCTTGTCCTCTAAGTACGACAAAATCAGATCAAAGTATTGGAATTATTTGAGCGAAAACTTCAAAAAAACACAACATATCGAAAATGGTGCGGCAAATAACATTCATGAATGATTTGTTTGTTACAGTG
The window above is part of the Maniola jurtina chromosome 12, ilManJurt1.1, whole genome shotgun sequence genome. Proteins encoded here:
- the LOC123870532 gene encoding protein farnesyltransferase/geranylgeranyltransferase type-1 subunit alpha, with product MSDSGDSDISWVFYKDRPDWSDITPVPEDDGPTPVVVIAHSEKFEDVYDYFRAVLQKNEISERALHLTKDAVELNPANYTVWQYRRDLLKELNTNLRSELDYVESVIKQSPKNYQVWHHRRVLVEWLQDSSLELELTGDALIQDPKNYHAWQHRQWAMKTFGLFDNEMDFVDNLISDDVRNNSAWNQRYFVMNNHHGWSDLNVQREICYTLDKIKFVKNNESAWNYLRGVLLHDKRGLGGNAVVLSFCEELFKNRCRSPYLLAFIIDICDEAIKKGETNSIYCADRAIELCQALSSKYDKIRSKYWNYLSENFKKTQHIENGAANNIHE